Genomic segment of Eleutherodactylus coqui strain aEleCoq1 chromosome 1, aEleCoq1.hap1, whole genome shotgun sequence:
TTAACTTGATAAAAAAGTTGACAGTGGGAAAGTATCTATAGAGTTATGATACAAATATAGCCAGTCAATCTAGAGGAAACAAGGACCTTCATGAGAAAAGTTGGCACCAGAAATTGGATTGAGGCATGAAACATGTAGACAAGCTTGGCTGATGTCCCAGTTGGCCAACACCACCACCTGATCAGTTGTTGATAGTGTTGTATGAAGTTGTTCATGTGCAGCTACTGGAACACTACACTCAGTTCAACTACATTATCCTGATTTACTTAGGCCCTCCAAGACAAAACCCTCATAGAACAGTCTGATGAATTCAACAGTTATGCTCAGTTTGTGTAGTACTTTatattaaaattaaaggggttgtctcgcgaaatcaagtggggttatacacttctgtatggccatattaatgcactttgtaatatacatcgtgcattaaatatgagccatacagaagttattcacttacctgctctgttgctagcgtccccgtcgccatggttccgtctaaaaaagcaagacgacaccgaaattagacggcaccatggcgacgggggacactagcaatggagcaggtaagtgaataacttctgtatggctcatatttaatgcacgatgtatattacaaagtgcattaatatggccatacagaagtgtataaccccacttgatttcgcgagacaacctctttaaccctttgcccCGGGACAGAATTGTTGGCCTGAAACCAGAGGACATGCTACCTACAGGTCTTTTCTGTTGCCCTTCCAGTCTACCACTTTCAGGCCATGTATTTCACCTGTCCAAGATAGCTACAGAAATATTCCAACTACCTAATGCATATTGTGCATGGCTGATCACATGAgaagctctgaccaatcagaacaGGTATTGATAGTAGTCCAATACCAATGCACTGaagagattaggtagtctgaaggttGCATCTTGTATGCCCAAACACAGGGCCAGGAACTGGCAGATCAGAGGGACAGTAGATAAAACAGCAGGTAAAAAACCTTCTGGGTCCTTGTCACCTCCCGAAACAGCACTATAAACTTGATAGAGATTACATATATTCACTAATTTAGGTATTGAGTCATGACATGGATGTTTAAATTAAATATAGACCCATAATTTGTCTCATCACATGAACTTTGATCTAGTGGGGATCAAGTGTTCTCCGGATCTTTATTTTGACTTCTATATGTACTAACGCAAGTGTGGCTCTAACACTAAAAGGTCGTcagggttttatgtagttgggaTCTATAGAAGTTAAGGCATCCATTTCACATATATGCTCCCAACTTCATGCCATAGAACTGCACAAGTGACTGAGATTGTCATTCTGAAGTAGACATCTTTGTAGCCTGATAGGGAACACCTGATAAAGCCACAAGATGAGAAGCCAAGTCTAGTCATGCTTATGTTAGCAGTTATAAGGAGTACATGTAACTTGAGGTCGATGTTGCAGTGCGTGGGGGTGGAATTTTCATGTGATGTCTCGTCATTGATACAGAGTAATCAAGTCTTCGCCCCCAACCCCGGTGGACCTGCACAATAACGGCTTCCTTAGGCCAACATGTACTTACGCTTTAAATGCAGGGACATAGGAGTATATCGAGACACTGCTCAAGTTATAAATAAATGGGAGATGTTTGTGGATATCTTTTGTCGACCAGGTACTAAAAAAGGTGTTCAGTAATCCTTGGTCACCACCTAAAACAGAAGATATATGTACCATTTACTCCACTACAGAGATCAAAATAGGTTAACCATACCAGTAGCAGATGTCTACACAATAGGTCATACtgtaacactaaggcctcatgtccacggggggatggggggggggggggggggggggggaaaatcaggcccgctacggattctccatggagaatccgtagcgggtccctcctgccccgcagacatgagggctggaaagaataaataagaataaacttacctttcgcccgctccggatccttccttcgccgcggcgtcatcttctctgcggcgtggctggatcttctttcttcggcccggcggatgcgcaggatgacggtGACGTGCCCTGTGCATGcgctggcccgaagaaaaaaaagATCCGCCCGCGACAGAGAAGATGGcaccgcggcgaagggaagaaccggagcgggcgaGTAAATTCCgctttttgtctcccgcggatccagacggcttccataggcttcaatagaagcccgcgggagacctgcacgaagatggagcatgctccatttaaaaaaaaaaaaaaaaaaaaacactttattgaccatccgcgggtatttatctacccacgggtggtcaatgcatccctaagggatgcggatccgcgggcaggagaagagttaaaatccgctgcggattttaattcttcctttgcccatggacatgaggcctaagcctgggttcacacggggcagaatgtctgcagcaagactgcatggaaattccacaagacttctgcagcTGAAATCTGAGACATTTGTGCgggtttaggctgggttcacacagggcggatttgcagtggaaattccatctggaatttcgccgcagcaaatctgcctgtggccgctagtcccgggattagccagccatgtggatgagatttctcagaaatctcgtccacataggacggccaatccgctgcggttaatccggccgAAACCAGGGCTTTGCTGACTGCAGCTGCGGCTTTGCCAACCACAGCATggccattcttttttctttccgctgcagccgcgctctcctctaagggagcaccggccgcagcggaagagcgagcgcccgggccgcttcaaaaccgctggTTTTTCCGCGGTGCTCCtcctggcagaaatctcgcggtttttgctgcggccaaaccgcgagatttccggcgggaatccgcccagtgggaacccagcattaGAAAGCAGCCTATTCCACTGCGCACATCTCTCCATGAAGaggagagcctgcagcagaaacggtgatacaattgacatgccgcagctttgaattccgtgtggcatttcagtttcagcatggcttggtgGCAGCGGACTgtctgcagtgtgtggatgagattttttgcAAAAAGCTTGTCCACTTTGCTTAGTCCCAGTCTTAGGATTGCAGGTGGAATTTCTGTGTGCAAAAATCCACACAGAAattttctgtcccatgtgaacccaacctCAATGGGCTTTTAGTAGTCAGGAAACATTGCTGGTGGTGAGGGATTTTAAACCCCGAAGGACCAAGCACAGCAgatatacagcacttggtcctggccTTTAATCCATGCCGATAGCAGAAATACTATGTGGGATTAAAGCTTTTGCAATCCAGCAGGAGCAGatcaggttctcagctgtcacaCGTAGCCAAGGACCCAGAtgagaagggagaagcattttcttctagtttttttctttttacctctgaacttaaaaaaaaaaagtaaaagccaCATGGGTAGAATTGAGAaagaaaagtgtctggtccttcatgggttaaagtttttttttttttggacagactACCACATATACTGGGATTTCTACATTTGAAGCCCATGAGATGTCACTAGGTCAAAATACCCAGTCATGTTGTGGGTTGAATGCTGTGGCACTGCAGCCCAAAAAGGTTTTGGGCATGGTGGTCCAAAACTATTAAAAATAAGCCAGACGACCCCTTTAACCTGCTAGatcaagtttttttgttttataaagaGATAGTGAACCAACATAAGTGAGCACCAGGTGAAGACCTATGGTACATTACAGAGAAACATTATGTCGAGTGCATAACTCCTGCTTGTGTTCTGACGAGCAGTCCACCAGCTCCCCCCTCCCGGTAGGTACTTACTCTGTGGAACCTTCACTTGCTTCTCTCCAGCTGGAATTTATGTACAGCAGCCAGAGGAAAGTCTTGTCCTCTGTGGCATTCTAATCTACAGCCAGCTACTATATCCTTGTGGCTGACACTTCAATGAGGTGGAGGAAGACCCTGTGGAACCTGAGCAGTTTGTCCCTTATTGGATCTGACCAAGTAGTAAGTAATGCCATTACCTTCATTCATGGTGTTAGCAGTTAGGCAACGCCCCCTACCCAACAGAAGCAGAGCACCACACTAGTCCCTCAACCACCAGCATATCTGACCATGCTGCAGATGTAAACTTAGGGATGGTAGCCTCATAAGCACTAGGAGATTTactgaaggggggagggggaggacttTGCCTATTATACCGAGCGATACAAGATGCTTGACCACTCTCCAGATTTCCTCTGTAGTAGGTCAGTTCTTCCCCATTAACAGTTGGCCAAGACTGTCTAGACTAATTCCTGCTAGTGAAGATGCTCCCGTCAAAACAAGTTTTAATCATCTTTTGATGTCAATCCATGTGAAATAATTCACAGAGGAAACACCAATTACGGACAGTTCAAATTCATGTCACCAGATAAAGGGCAGCCTGTATCAGTCAGCATTTAGACTTCAAGCCAGACAAGATTAGTATTGACAACCCAGGTTTCAGCCCGTTACCTGCACCCCAAGCTGTACAGCCAAGGGTCCAGGGGGCATCTGCCTCATCAGGGCTAGCAGTTTAGGATCACAGCCTTGGAGGTTAACTGAGGTCATTGACTAGGAGGTATGTTGTATTTCTAGTGACAGTTTTTAGGTTTAAGCAAACCATCTACAATCCAGGAAAATAGAATCACAACTATGTTTTTCTATATATGTCTTTCCATTACTCAGACCTTTCTAGTATTTGTTACAGGAGCAAGGATACAGTTACAGCGAGGTTAAGTTTACTAACAAGAGCCATTATGGCAACATCTAGTAGCTTTAGAACACAAGACACAGATAAAACAGTTAGTCTATGTTACACACTAGCACACAAGCAGATACGAGAGGGAAAGCTTCCAAGGGTGCTGTTTTTAGGCGGCCTGCACATGGCAGAAGCGGATTCtagagcggaatccgacccgacaGCAGCGAAGTCCACTTGTACCTGTCATTTGTCcttaatctgtactgtggatggacctGGTGGCTCGCCTTCAGACATGAGCAGTAGAGTTTTTTTGCGCTGTCGCTAGGCAGAATCtgtgacctgtccgcaatgttaattgcagatggaCCGCAGGTCGGACAGccatcattgacttcaatggaaacagtccaCGCAAGAATggggcatgctgcgtttttgtacagcatgctatggatgatCTTTGCTGTTGATTCTGcaaaaatccacctgtgtgcagcagCCTTAGAGCCATATTTTGTGTTTTTAAATCCACATTCAAATACATGAGGGAACAATAATAGTTCAGTCTAAAATATCACCCAAAGATGGAGAATCATGTATATCTCGCTattcattttacgcaggcataaaaattgtTGGCTTGAtcacttcttgttcagtttaACACACTAATCGTTCAACAAGTCAACAAGGCTGCACGAACGCGATCGCTTGTGTGAAACAAGAACcgtccagtgtaaaagcaccccaGGGGTCAAGGAGATACCTGTCTAATCAGGTGTGCACAGATTCTGTTCAAACCACAGCACAACTTCTGTAATGGCGAATACTCCAGCATGCATATGGCAGGTTAaaatggcttaaaaaaaaaaaaatatatatatatatatatatatatatatatatatcagactgCTTATGTGCTTTGGATGGAAATGCAAAATTGGTCTGCAATATATATGTAGTAGTTTTTTGCTTCATGTGCATggtcatgttaaccctttccaatcctagtTTTcttaggggggcttactctttttctgccgttacacaacggcgctatctgctggctaaagccagtactgcatgaggtgacacgttggataggctctgacagcagagaggccggcaatatacagtaagagaaccccgacaggcgtcttccaacatctgagcggtacagccttaaatcataatgtcgtcagacagtggattggaatgggttaaattGACCTATAGCAGTATTTATATTAAGCATGCTAGATAAGATTAGGTCACACTTCTGCAAAGATACATTTTTCCATCCAATGGCCTGTCACTCTGGAGGTTGCCTCTGTCTGATCGTTATCAGGTACCATCTTGATAATGCATCATAGTACTGATGTGAAAGGAAAAATATCACTTTCTAGAGactaccatttctgcctgctaagGTATAGTTTAATACACCATTACCTTCTATATCCCCCAAATAAGCTGCATGCCAcaagtatatagtcaggaggatgagccgtGATCTCTACAACTGACAGAAGCCTTTAATGGTCATCAGTAACCAATAGCATCACAGAccaagaaactgactagaaaatgaacacaaacccaagtaaatctgagcagtCAAGATTGAGAGCATATGATCTGAAGGAGAAGGCCAGGAGTTTGATAGAAAGGAAGaactaaacaaggtaacactgacactgtagctttggCCTCATCTCAAGACTTCTGCACAAGACTAGGTACTTTTACGGATGACTAGCATTTGGGTTTTCCAGTGCATGCAGTCTAAACCCGATTGATTGGAGACCCAATGAACTAGAGTTTTCTACCAACATAGATATGAAGAGTCATGCAGTTGAAGTGAAGCACCATTCTACTTACCATCAAAGCTGCCTTTTTCTCTGGCCAACTGTAATAACTGGTTGTAAGTGTCAAGAGATGGCTGGAATACAAACACCCCAGAATTAAAGCAGTCAGGCCAACCTGGGTCCGGGGCCGCAGACAGCTCTTCTCGCTCAAATAGGTCATCGATATTTTCTAAAACCTGAAAATTGGTCAGAAACAGAAAATTAGAACGGTGTCCATGTTGCTATTCAGTAACTAGAATCAAACAAGTATCAGTCGGTCTTACCAAAATATCAGCATCCATAAACACACATTTGGTATATTCCGTTAGCGTCCAGCAGTGAAGTTTTGTTAACGTGACACCAAGCTCAGGCCTCTCCATCAGAGCAAGATGAGCAGAATCCTCGCTGTCCAAGACGTCCACCAGTCTGACAACGTCATACACCTTGTTCAGTACTTTTCTGGAAAGGAAGTTGAAGTCAGCACCACATGGATACAGCAACCCTAATCCCACAGCTAACGGAACTCACCGCATAGAGTCCGACACCTGAGGAGTTATCAGCATGACCAGTTTCTTGGAAGTATTTTTCCGGAGCGATGAGCCCAGTACCAACGCCCCTTTTGCATAAGAATCATTTGTAGCAAGGGTGACAAAAGCATGATCTAAGGGAGAAGGAAGAGAACTCCGTAAGCAGTGGCCCAGGCTCGAGCAGACACATGTTCATGCGGGATCCAAAGGCTTCAAGTTGGAGCATAATAAGCAAATATTTTATTGTGCATGTAGTTGGGTGTATATAGACTCCCGATGTTTCCCAAAGACATTGCTTAGCGAGGACACGGGTaccagcagcccatacacaatgttaattgcatatgggatACATGTCACATgtctccattgacgtcaatggaggccatccgagcAGATTAACGgtaaaagagcatgctgcgatttttttcttatGCAGTTCATAccagtgagtgtgaaggaaaattcgtcTGTCAATGCCCGCATTTACCACTGATTGTgaggattccacaattcaaatccagtgcGAGACCGGCCCAATTTCTCCCATCCCATACCTTTTGAGAAAAACCCTTCCTGACCCAGCAAGTTTATTGGGGCAGACCGTAGCCCAAGAGGCATTATAAACATTGGCGCATTTGTAAGCCATGTGCCAACTACATATACATAGTGACAGCTGCTATAGTAAGTCCCCTTGTTATTAAAAATAGACAAACATGTGACCAAGTGCTTTAGAGACCCTTTCAACTGCCCGATATCACCATGGAATGACCTACTAAATTATGGAGCATTAGCAAAACCATTTTAGCGTTGCATAGCAAAATGCTTTGGCAGTGTGTCACGTATACAATGTACTGCGCCAGAATTTCGCAGCACACACAAGTTGGCTGGAGATAGCAGCTACAACACCGTCCGGGGCCAGGCTTTCAGGGCTGACAGTGTGGGTAGCACAGGCAagaatggattaaaaaaaaaaaaaaaagatttttttttttttaagactaaaaggtccctttacatgcaaacaatgccagacactcatccctgtgtctccgtgctcctgcacggctGCTGTTTAAATTGtacgatgaagctcatcgctcattatTCAGTTTAAACAGTCACCGTTAAgtagtgaatggccgctgtgttatgtgaatagaGAGTGGCAAGGGAGCGAGAGGCGAGAAATcctctgcactgccctgccccacTGCTAGCCGCTCCGTGAgcaagccagcactactagctcctgtgcaggacaGGAGTGAGGAAACAGAGGGACGAGTCAGGaattgtttgcctgacagttgTCTTAAGTAAAAGGGACCTTTATAGTTCTGGGTAAAAGGGCCGTAAGCTCTGATGCTTATACAGCAGGTTCCCAGGAGGGCAGGGAGATCTACACTATCGCCCGGCCCTCCTGGGAACCTGCTGTATGAGCACCAGAGCTTAAGGGCCTTTTACCCAGAACTATTATAGTTATAAAAtactaagtttaaaaaaaatagtgagtgaaaatgaacgatattggttctgtgtaaacacagccaacaattgAATGATAAGTCAATATTGATGCCTGCATAAATCATTGCTTCATCACTAATTTACTGGTTTAAATACTGATTGGTCAGTTATCACTCACTTATACACCAGATGTCAGGACACTCTTTGCTCAAGCTGCCCATTTGTACAGAAAgacacattgttggctcgttcaagttATATTTTTGGTGTATATGGACCCCAAGTTTATGATGCTCATAGTCAGTgcgaggttccctttaaacaacttgtgcttatgttaGACAGTGTGGCAATTAGCAAAACTGATATTTACCTATAATGTCATTATTGGGCTGCTCACTCTAAAGTGCCATCACCCCTTCCCGCTCACAAAATTGCCAGGGGACACTAGGATGACACAAGGGGTAGATTCACGTGCTTTGAACTGTATGCAAGAGCAAGGGGAAGGAGGGAAAGACTATTCACCATTATCTCTACTTGCAGCTCTCTGCCATTTATACACAGGTACAACGCTAAGTCTCTCTGTATACTTCTGCCCAATGAGTGCATTTTTAAGCATTTATAAAGCACGATcggttctgtgtacagtgtatagaacacagcagcagctcctcccaccagttctgAGGATAAAGAATCCAATATACAGGTTATAAGTTATAACTGCCAGAAAGTGTTATTCCTGATGTACACATGACAGCTTATGGAAAAAGCATGTGAAAACTTAGGTATACTTTTATAGTGAAGTTAGTTTGATGTCCTTTATGCTGAACCATGCTATTGCAATATTTTTTTGCTGAAACCCAAGCAGTGTCTGCATTTAGATTCTCAATCAACATTCATGCTGAGTGTTCTAGTTTCCTTTTTGACAGGTCATCTTCCATTATCTGACTGATGAAGTGGGAGAAAGTATACAGTTCGGAAGTTCAGTGTTGACCAACCAGACTTCAACTCAATAAGTAGTTCCTGTAATTCTGCTGAATGGCTCAATCCAAGTTGTGCAATGAATGCTGAACAGGAGAATTTGTAACCGTAAGCGAGCTTGCATCATTCCATATGGGATATACTCAACAGAACATTGAGGTGGCCTAAAAGGCTGCTAGCTCATTTGGGCACATGTCCATTGGGAACTCTCATTTACAGATCTAACAGTATCCAATTCATCATAGAACAGGATCGTTCCCGTCTTACATCCAAGTACGCAGTCCCATTACATAACCCGGCCCCTGTACAGGGAGCATGAAATAACGCACGCACTAGCAGACAATGGCACACTGTGGGCACCTGGGTTCACCTCCACATTCTTCAGAGAGTCGCTTCTGCCAAGAATCCAGCAAGTTAATAGGAGACTTGTGCTTAGATGGCTACCGGAGAAAGAATCCTTTAATATGAACGAAAACAACTCAGAGACCGGCTGCCTTCAAAACACTCATGAATTTGTTTAAAGCTATCAAAATCCAGGTCATGTTAGTCCATGCCAAGCTTAGCAGCGGTTTTGGTTTCCAACAGCACTTTATATAAAATCTGATGTTACAGAAACACGTCTGTTACGTGTCAATACGTTTCACAGACTTGTTCCTCCCAATATAGCCACCATACTGCACCCACTTCGTCTGGTCAAGAACCTACATACTGCGAATGACAGGGGTGTTGCTCCAGTTTGATGCCACCACCTCCATTTATAATGGGACAGAAGCCAACTATGCTCAAGACAGTTACCAACTCTTGTAAACCAGGCGAAATACAAGCAGGATAGTTTGTCTTTATTTTCCCTAGGCCCAATTGTGTGTAGGCTGGGGGGCATACTAAGGAAGCCCTATGGTCACAAGATTAGCTTCTGTGGATGTACAAGTCTCATTCGTATTGTGTATTTTAGCATTTCCTTTGTGGCACCTATTTTGTAGCTctacactgcattaggaacagctggtacTTAGCATCCTATGATCAGTAACATGGTACCATGTGATAACCCCACGTCATCGCCACTTCCACCTCGCATGAGCCCAGGGAAGAGGTCAGTGAACCTTGGACACATGACAGTAGGTTGTCAGAGTACCTGGTACCATTTCCTGCGAACCATATGGGTGGTTGGTCCGCGTCtagcatgaagctgtatccacTTGTAGCCACTGGGGCTTAACAGGCCAGTGATGTGTCAAGGTCTGGAGACCGAGTCTTCCTGACATAGATCCCTGTactgttcaccattcaaggactgTTAGCTGACCAGCCACACCCAATTTCAGGAAATCTTCCTACCACAGTGACATGTCAACAGGACACTCAAAttcagatcactagggagtggttaaGGAAAAGGACAATGAATTCTGCACCATGCCATAGCCCCCAAACTTAttggactgtaaccccattgaatttTGAGGCACAGGTAGAGTATGGAAGCGGTGGACCCAcctattgaaggggttgtctttcACTGATGacttctccccccacccctccattaggtcatcagtagttgacttGAAGGGAGGGGGTGCTGATCATCCAGCCCACTCGTTGTCATTAGCAGTCAGAGCAGGAAGTGGGTGAGCAGACTTCActgccattgaaaccaatgggagagcAGTGCTACTACAGCACTTCCTGCTTTGCAAGACCTCCCATCCAGTCTCCTGACCAGGAGAGATGCTGTAGCAGTGCGTGTTTCCCCaccgatttcagtgggagtgaagctggtgAACCTACTCCTTCCCCTGTCCACTTATAACATCCAGCCTGCTGCACGATCAGCTGATAGATAGGTGTCTCAAGCAGCAGCCCCTCCACAGCcaccaactactgatggcctatccagagcACAGGTCAgtgaaaaatggcagaaagacCCTCTAAGTAGGTGTTTCTAAGGCATTGATCATTTAGTATGTGTCATGCTAGTTTAGTATAGTCTACTTGGGGGGGTTTGGGTGGATGGTGGACACAAGCACAAGGTTGCCTGTGGAAGACTTTAACAGTCTATTAgagtcttaaggtccatttacatccaatgatcgctcaaaatttggtcAAGCCACTGCAAATGAGTgataatagttgcgtgtaaaCTACCCTTCGTGCACTTTTCAGCTGAACGATTATTTTAGGGTGAGCTTTAAATCCATTGCTCAGTGACAGAGATAAAGTATCCCTCAGACTGCATGCTGTCTTCTTAGCAAGAGTCTAcgttgtattctgctggcagcctcaacgagaacaatgcagctatgtGCAGAGCCCACCCCATATGCTGAGCTCCGCAAACTGCTCATGTACActcttacatgcaaatgaaactggtaaagtgttaatggacataagtgtccattaacactttatataaGATGATCACTTAGTCTTTGCATGTAAGTGAGCCTTCCCTGACAGATTTCTAACTTTATTTTTTAGCCACCAATCATGAACTAGAAGAACCTTTCAGCTTGGATAGAAGTGTTCCACAGGATGCAGTTGAATATTTTGCATATCCAACATGCAATTTTGATTCGGAATGCATCAAAACCCATGTTGAGACTGGATTTCTACAACAGCAGATGCCACTGTACTGTTGAACAATTATGTGCTATTCGAAAGGTCCCTAAGGAGATGGGCATAtgatgtaaatgctgcagattttcctcagCATTTACAATACAAACCATGTTGAGACGCTGTATATAGGCCACATGCTATAGAAGAGTCCTGCATGGAATCCACAGCATTAGGTCATCTGcacattgcggaatccagagcaggtgtccgcctccagattccgcagcaaatgcctcACAACATGCAATGAAAGattgatttttcctgcacacgagcggaaatcaattaagattttctgctcacggaggggaggggaaaaaaagtgttttttttactgtggtTTAAGATAATACTGCACCAACATGCCAAGTATGAACTCAGCCCAACAGCAGTCATCAGTCCAGGATTAGGCCTGGTTCAGGTTCTGCTAGTCTCCCCCATTGTAAGGAACATAGATTAAGTAAAACCAGTGTTTCAGATGAGTGAGCCCTAATCCCCAAGTGATCACAAGCCAGGAGTATTGCCTCCAGTAGTCAGTATGTCAGAGCAGGATGACTGTAGAGACAGCTGTACAAGTCATCCTTACAATGATGGAATTACAGCTTGTTCCATCTAATCTCCCGCTCCGACTAACATACTGCTCTGTAAATAGTTCTAGCAGGACTATAAAGCCCTCATACTTGCAGAGTCATGACCTACATCTGCATTCCCTCACAGAATACGACACATTTTCCTGGAACAGATTATTCGGAGTAACAGGCTTACCAGCTCCTGTGGAGGGCTGTGCGATGGTAGCCAGAGGGGGAGATACCAGTCTACTACAATGGACACCATGTGCCAGGAGAGGCAGATGCCCATGGAGGACTAAAGTGCATGTTGCCAGGGATTAACAGGGTGTGAGCAATACATATGTTTATAGAAATTAAATCTTTAAAGAGGAGTTTGGTTTTAAACCATTTATAACCCATCCTCAGCCATGGTCAGCTATAGTAGAAGGCAGCTGTCCATCACCCAGGACCCCATTGAACAGCTGATTGCCAGACCACTGCACAGTtttgccaagttcccattcacctCAGTGCCCGCAATacaaagtctggccactgcagtaagaacagagctgtccacttcctgca
This window contains:
- the GYG1 gene encoding glycogenin-1; this translates as MADHAFVTLATNDSYAKGALVLGSSLRKNTSKKLVMLITPQVSDSMRKVLNKVYDVVRLVDVLDSEDSAHLALMERPELGVTLTKLHCWTLTEYTKCVFMDADILVLENIDDLFEREELSAAPDPGWPDCFNSGVFVFQPSLDTYNQLLQLAREKGSFDGGDQGLLNTFFSTWSTKDIHKHLPFIYNLSSVSIYSYVPAFKAFGASAKVVHFLGKVKPWNYTYDSKTRTVKGDVHDQTVTHPEFLNLWWDTYTSRILPLLTEHGVVKDVSTGLKAEEVTEAMSQMSIAAPPLLPSISSEERRERWEQGQVDYMGADSYENIKKKLDTYLQ